A region of Chloracidobacterium sp. DNA encodes the following proteins:
- a CDS encoding succinate dehydrogenase/fumarate reductase iron-sulfur subunit, protein MQKATFSIRRGGRETAEMVDYQTEVTEGMVVLDAVHQIQAESAPDLACRWNCKAGKCGSCSAEINGMPKLMCMTRLDTIPLDQPVTIEPMRAFPPVKDLIADVSWNYEVKKRIKKFTPRKPDAEDGTWRMLQEDIDRVQEFRKCIECFLCQDVCHVLRDHEKHQEFIGPRFLVYTAALEMHPLDTEDRTEDLKDLFGIGYCNITKCCTKVCPENITITDNAIIPLKERVVDEHYDPVMKLVKLFRKK, encoded by the coding sequence ATGCAAAAAGCGACATTTAGTATTAGACGCGGCGGACGCGAGACTGCGGAAATGGTTGACTATCAGACCGAGGTTACGGAAGGAATGGTCGTGCTTGATGCGGTGCATCAGATACAGGCGGAGTCGGCGCCTGATCTGGCTTGCCGTTGGAATTGCAAAGCGGGCAAGTGCGGTTCGTGTTCGGCAGAGATCAATGGTATGCCGAAACTGATGTGCATGACGCGGCTCGATACAATTCCTCTTGACCAACCTGTGACCATCGAGCCGATGCGCGCATTTCCTCCGGTGAAAGATCTCATCGCTGATGTGTCGTGGAATTACGAAGTAAAAAAACGCATCAAAAAATTCACTCCGCGAAAGCCCGATGCGGAAGATGGAACGTGGAGAATGTTGCAGGAAGACATCGACCGCGTGCAGGAATTTCGTAAGTGCATCGAGTGCTTTTTGTGTCAGGATGTCTGTCATGTGCTTCGCGATCACGAAAAACATCAAGAATTTATCGGACCGAGATTTTTAGTTTATACCGCCGCTCTCGAAATGCATCCGCTCGATACAGAAGATCGAACGGAAGATCTGAAGGATCTTTTCGGCATCGGATATTGCAACATTACAAAATGCTGCACAAAGGTTTGTCCGGAAAATATTACTATCACGGATAATGCTATTATTCCTCTAAAGGAGCGCGTTGTTGACGAGCATTACGATCCGGTGATGAAGTTAGTTAAGCTGTTTAGAAAGAAGTAA
- a CDS encoding fumarate reductase/succinate dehydrogenase flavoprotein subunit has product MTDYTTYEHDVLVIGAGGAGLRAAIEASAAGVSVGLVCKSLLGKAHTVMAEGGMAAAMGHNDDRDNWKVHFSDTMRGGQYINNWRMAELHAKEAPDRVRELEGWGAVFDRTKDGRINQRNFGGHRYPRLAHVGDRTGLELIRTLQDHGIHQGIEVYMEVTVLSLLKDGDRVVGCLAYEREHGRFRIFKAKAVVLATGGIGRAYKITSNSWEGTGDGHALAYDAGAELIDMEFIQFHPTGMVWPPSVRGILVTEGVRGEGGVLKNSEGRRFMFDDIPDNYKDQTASDPEEGWRYTQGDKSANRPPELLTRDHVARCINREVKAGRGSPHGGVFLDIAWIKEKLPDAAEHIKKKLPSMYHQFKQLANLDITTTPMEVGPTTHYVMGGIRVNADTQESTVPGLFAAGECAAGINGANRLGGNSLSDLIVFGKRAGEYAAIFAKENGHGTINKKDLDRVTKTALEPFGREGGENPYTIQQDLQEMMQANVGIVRTHDEIIEALNGLDILRNRSARTFVPGNIDFNPGWHTALDLHNLLIVSEAIARAALERQESRGGHFRDDFPAKDPEFAKFNYSVKKDTDGAMIINKIPIQEMPDYLKQVIEEMG; this is encoded by the coding sequence ATGACTGATTACACAACATACGAACACGACGTTCTCGTCATCGGTGCCGGTGGGGCGGGGCTTCGCGCAGCTATTGAAGCTTCGGCAGCAGGGGTTTCTGTTGGGCTTGTTTGCAAATCGCTGCTTGGCAAAGCTCATACCGTTATGGCCGAGGGCGGAATGGCAGCGGCGATGGGACATAACGACGATCGTGACAACTGGAAAGTTCATTTTTCCGACACGATGCGGGGCGGACAGTATATCAACAACTGGCGGATGGCAGAGCTGCACGCCAAAGAGGCACCGGATCGTGTTCGCGAGCTTGAGGGATGGGGAGCGGTGTTCGACCGAACGAAGGATGGCCGCATCAACCAGCGAAACTTTGGCGGTCATCGCTATCCGCGTCTCGCACACGTCGGCGACCGCACAGGATTAGAACTCATCCGCACGCTGCAGGATCACGGAATCCATCAGGGCATCGAGGTCTATATGGAAGTCACGGTTCTTTCTTTGCTGAAAGACGGTGACCGCGTTGTTGGTTGTCTGGCGTACGAACGTGAGCATGGCCGCTTTCGCATCTTTAAAGCAAAGGCTGTCGTTCTAGCGACCGGCGGCATTGGTCGAGCTTACAAGATCACTAGCAACAGTTGGGAAGGCACGGGCGACGGACACGCGCTTGCATATGACGCAGGAGCGGAACTGATCGACATGGAATTTATTCAATTCCATCCGACGGGAATGGTCTGGCCGCCGAGCGTTCGCGGCATTCTTGTTACCGAAGGCGTTCGCGGCGAAGGCGGTGTTCTGAAAAACAGCGAAGGCCGCCGGTTTATGTTCGACGACATTCCTGACAACTATAAAGATCAGACCGCGAGCGACCCCGAGGAAGGGTGGCGATATACGCAGGGCGACAAATCGGCAAATCGTCCACCTGAGCTTTTGACTCGCGATCACGTTGCCCGTTGCATCAATCGTGAAGTAAAAGCCGGTCGCGGTTCGCCGCACGGAGGTGTCTTTCTCGACATCGCATGGATCAAAGAAAAATTGCCGGACGCTGCCGAACATATTAAGAAGAAGCTTCCGTCGATGTATCACCAGTTCAAGCAGCTTGCCAATCTCGACATCACGACGACGCCGATGGAAGTCGGCCCGACGACGCATTATGTAATGGGCGGCATTCGCGTTAATGCAGATACGCAGGAATCAACAGTGCCGGGATTGTTTGCCGCGGGCGAATGTGCTGCGGGCATCAATGGTGCAAATCGTTTAGGAGGCAACTCGCTTTCAGATCTGATCGTTTTTGGAAAACGTGCGGGCGAATATGCGGCGATCTTTGCAAAAGAAAATGGCCACGGCACGATCAATAAAAAGGATCTCGACCGCGTAACCAAAACCGCCCTCGAACCCTTCGGACGCGAAGGCGGCGAAAATCCATACACGATCCAGCAAGACCTGCAGGAAATGATGCAGGCAAATGTCGGCATCGTTCGAACGCATGACGAGATCATCGAGGCACTGAACGGGCTCGATATTTTGCGCAATCGATCGGCACGAACATTTGTTCCCGGCAACATCGATTTCAATCCGGGTTGGCACACGGCTCTCGATCTGCATAATCTTTTGATCGTAAGCGAAGCGATAGCCCGTGCTGCCCTCGAACGACAGGAAAGCCGAGGCGGACACTTTCGTGACGATTTTCCTGCGAAGGATCCTGAGTTTGCAAAATTCAACTATTCGGTCAAAAAGGACACCGATGGAGCGATGATAATCAACAAAATTCCAATTCAGGAAATGCCTGATTACCTAAAACAAGTGATCGAGGAGATGGGATAG
- a CDS encoding succinate dehydrogenase, with protein MASNLVSIQRRGFGQTMRKDNWWVAPLLTFLGLGAFVGYSTWAAFQGDHYWVNGTGYLSPFYSPVLFDGVGQVSGHALLGAKPDWIPSWLPFSPALLILWAPGGFRFTCYYYRGAYYKAMWADPIACAVGEPRKGYRGENWFPLIIQNIHRYFLYLAIVFIFFLAYDAWSAMWFQASDGTWKFGIGIGTIVLTANVICLGLYTFSCHSLRHLIGGAWNILSNKPKQKKAYDCVSKLNTRHMLFAWISLFVVGFSDIYVRLVSMGVWTDFRFF; from the coding sequence ATGGCCTCAAATCTTGTTTCTATTCAGCGACGCGGTTTTGGACAGACGATGCGAAAGGACAATTGGTGGGTTGCGCCGCTGCTCACATTTCTTGGCCTCGGAGCGTTTGTTGGCTATTCAACGTGGGCGGCGTTTCAAGGAGATCATTACTGGGTGAACGGGACAGGCTATCTATCTCCGTTCTATTCACCGGTTTTGTTTGACGGAGTTGGACAGGTTTCGGGACACGCTTTGCTTGGTGCTAAGCCGGATTGGATACCGTCGTGGCTGCCGTTTTCGCCGGCACTATTAATATTGTGGGCGCCGGGCGGATTCCGATTTACTTGCTATTACTATCGAGGAGCCTATTACAAAGCAATGTGGGCCGATCCGATCGCCTGTGCCGTCGGCGAACCTCGCAAAGGCTATCGCGGCGAGAATTGGTTCCCTCTGATCATTCAAAACATACACCGGTACTTTCTGTACCTCGCGATCGTTTTTATTTTCTTTCTTGCATACGATGCCTGGAGCGCGATGTGGTTTCAGGCCTCTGACGGCACATGGAAATTCGGCATCGGTATCGGCACGATCGTTTTAACTGCGAATGTCATTTGCCTTGGGCTCTATACATTTAGCTGTCACTCGCTGCGGCATCTGATCGGCGGTGCGTGGAACATTTTGTCGAATAAACCAAAACAGAAAAAAGCCTATGACTGCGTAAGCAAACTAAACACACGGCACATGCTGTTCGCGTGGATAAGTTTGTTTGTCGTTGGATTCAGCGATATCTATGTGCGCCTCGTTTCGATGGGTGTTTGGACTGACTTTAGATTTTTTTAA